In one Oryza glaberrima chromosome 2, OglaRS2, whole genome shotgun sequence genomic region, the following are encoded:
- the LOC127763687 gene encoding BTB/POZ and TAZ domain-containing protein 1-like, with product MALSTAFSALPTSPADVRVVTADGSGIRAHSSVLASASPVLERMIEQAPRGGVVPIAGASTGAVVVFLRFLYAASVRGAAAAAAEWEEAALAEHGAALMALAHAYRVAGPLKRRAEEAVAARVAAEGAVDAMKLAALCDAPRLYLRCARLAGRELAAVRESEGWRFAARHDAALRADLLQLIRDADQRKERWGRERGSQGVYLQLSDAMAALERVFARAAHGSPPPPPPPRTGQCCRMASPCAHRRGLLQLARHFFAGCGRRVAGGCTPCRRFFLLLRLHSSVCDKSDDDSCGVPLCSDFKTNMEKGKVDKTWKLLVKKVMRARVMSAWAKRPVPAPEIVQKSWAKYNSSSRSRAARFR from the exons ATGGCGCTCAGCACGGCCTTCAGTGCGCTCCCGacctcgccggccgacgtgcGGGTCGTCACCGCCGACGGGAGCGGCATCCGCGCGCACTCGTCTGTTCTT GCCTCGGCGTCGCCAGTGCTGGAGCGGATGATCGAGcaggcgccgcgcggcggcgtcgtcccgatcgccggcgcctccaccggcgccgtcgtcgtcttcctccgcttcCTCTACGCCGCATCCGTCAG gggggcggcggcggcggcggcggagtgggaggaggcggcgctggcggagcACGGGGCGGCGCTGATGGCGCTGGCGCACGCGTACCGTGTGGCGGGCCCGCTGAagcggcgcgcggaggaggcggtggcggcgcgggtggcggcCGAGGGCGCGGTGGACGCGATGAAGCTGGCGGCGCTCTGCGACGCGCCGCGCCTGTACCTGCGATGCGCGCGGCTCGCCGGCAGGGAGCTCGCGGCGGTCCGGGAGTCCGAGGGCTGGCGCTTCGCCGCGCGCCACGACGCCGCGCTCCGGGCCGACCTGCTCCAGCTGATCCGCGACGCCGACCAGAGGAAGGAGAGGTGGGGGAGGGAGCGGGGCTCCCAGGGCGTTTACCTGCAGCTCAGCGACGCCATGGCCGCCCTGGAGCGCgtcttcgcccgcgccgcccacggatcgccaccgccgccgccgccgccgcgcaccggcCAGTGCTGCAGGATGGCCTCCCCCTGCGCGCACCGGCGGGGCCTCCTGCAGCTCGCGAGGCACTTCTTCGCCGGCTGCGGCAGGAGAGTCGCCGGAGGCTGCACGCCCTGCCGGCGCTTCTTCCTGCTCCTCCGGCTACACTCCTCCGTCTGCGACAAGTCCGACGACGATTCTTGCGGAGTTCCCCTTTGCAG CGACTTCAAGACTAACATGGAAAAAGGGAAAGTGGACAAGACATGGAAGCTCCTTGTGAAGAAGGTGATGAGAGCTAGGGTGATGTCTGCATGGGCCAAGAGGCCGGTGCCAGCGCCGGAGATAGTGCAGAAGTCATGGGCAAAGTACAACAGCAGCAGTAGGAGTAGAGCAGCCAGATTCAGATag
- the LOC127762177 gene encoding actin-related protein 3 isoform X2 → MDAASRPAVVIDNGTGYTKMGFAGNVEPCFITPTVVAVNDTFAGQTRANTTKGNWMAQHSAGVMADLDFFIGEDALARSRSSNTYNLSYPIHNGQVENWDTMERFWQQCIFNYLRCDPEDHYFLLTESPLTPPETREYTGEIMFETFNVPGLYIACQPVLALAAGYTTTKCEMTGVVVDVGDGATHIVPVADGYVIGSSIRSIPITGKDVTQFIQQLLKERGEHIPPEESFDVARRVKEMYCYTCSDIVKEFNKHDREPNKYIKHWSGIKPKTGAKYTCDIGYERFLGPEIFFHPEIYNNDFTTPLHVVIDKCIQSSPIDTRRALYKNIVLSGGSTMFKDFHRRLQRDLKKIVDARVLASNARLGGDAKAQPIEVNVVSHPIQRYAVWFGGSVLASTAEFYEACHTKAEYEEYGASICRTNPVFKGMY, encoded by the exons ATGgacgccgcctcccgccccgccgtcgtcatcgacaacGGCACTGG gtaCACGAAGATGGGGTTCGCCGGGAACGTGGAGCCCTGCTTCATCACccccaccgtcgtcgccgtcaacgACACCTTCGCCGGCCAGACCAGGGCCAACACCACCAAGGGGAACTGGATGGCGCAGCACAGCGCCGGCGTCATGGCCGATCTCGACTTCTTCATCGGGGAGGACGCCCTGGCCCGCTCCCGCTCCAGCAACACCTACAACCTCAGCTATCCAATTCACAATGGCCAG GTTGAGAATTGGGACACCATGGAGAGGTTCTGGCAGCAGTGCATTTTCAATTACCTGCGGTGTGATCCGGAGGATCACTATTTTCTGCTCACCGAGAGCCCCCTGACTCCTCCCGAGACCCGCGAGTACACCGGGGAGATCATGTTTGAGACTTTCAATGTGCCTGGTCTGTACATAGCTTGCCAACCGGTTCTTGCCCTCGCAGCAGGATACACCACCACAAAG TGTGAAATGACAGGTGTTGTAGTCGATGTGGGTGATGGGGCTACCCACATTGTTCCTGTTGCTGATGGTTATGTTATAGGAAGCAGCATCAGATCAATTCCAATTACAGGCAAGGATGTTACCCAGTTTATTCAGCAACTCTTAAAG GAAAGAGGTGAGCACATTCCACCAGAAGAATCTTTTGATGTGGCAAGGAGAGTGAAAGAAATGTACTGCTATACATGTTCAGATATTGTGAAG GAATTTAATAAGCATGACAGAGAGCCCAATAAGTACATAAAGCACTGGAGTGGCATCAAACCAAAAACTGGTGCCAAATACACCTGCGACATTGGATATGAGCGCTTCCTAGGGCCTGAG ATTTTCTTCCACCCTGAGATTTACAACAATGACTTCACCACTCCTTTGCATGTAGTTATTGACAAGTGCATCCAATCATCCCCAATTGACACAAGAAGGGCTCTTTATAAG AATATTGTCTTGTCCGGGGGATCAACTATGTTTAAGGATTTCCACAGGAGGCTGCAGCGGGACCTAAAAAAGATAGTGGATGCACGAGTCCTTGCATCTAATGCTCGACTTGGTGGAGATGCAAAG GCCCAACCTATAGAAGTAAATGTAGTTAGCCATCCTATTCAAAGATATGCTGTCTGGTTTGGTGGTTCTGTGCTTGCCTCTACCGCTGAATTCTACGAG GCTTGCCACACAAAAGCAGAGTATGAAGAGTATGGCGCAAGCATCTGCCGGACGAATCCTGTTTTCAAAGGGATGTACTAA
- the LOC127762177 gene encoding actin-related protein 3 isoform X1 produces MDAASRPAVVIDNGTGYTKMGFAGNVEPCFITPTVVAVNDTFAGQTRANTTKGNWMAQHSAGVMADLDFFIGEDALARSRSSNTYNLSYPIHNGQVENWDTMERFWQQCIFNYLRCDPEDHYFLLTESPLTPPETREYTGEIMFETFNVPGLYIACQPVLALAAGYTTTKCEMTGVVVDVGDGATHIVPVADGYVIGSSIRSIPITGKDVTQFIQQLLKERGEHIPPEESFDVARRVKEMYCYTCSDIVKEFNKHDREPNKYIKHWSGIKPKTGAKYTCDIGYERFLGPEIFFHPEIYNNDFTTPLHVVIDKCIQSSPIDTRRALYKVCVIKMPSYDSKYHSGSEFHFIGQNIVLSGGSTMFKDFHRRLQRDLKKIVDARVLASNARLGGDAKAQPIEVNVVSHPIQRYAVWFGGSVLASTAEFYEACHTKAEYEEYGASICRTNPVFKGMY; encoded by the exons ATGgacgccgcctcccgccccgccgtcgtcatcgacaacGGCACTGG gtaCACGAAGATGGGGTTCGCCGGGAACGTGGAGCCCTGCTTCATCACccccaccgtcgtcgccgtcaacgACACCTTCGCCGGCCAGACCAGGGCCAACACCACCAAGGGGAACTGGATGGCGCAGCACAGCGCCGGCGTCATGGCCGATCTCGACTTCTTCATCGGGGAGGACGCCCTGGCCCGCTCCCGCTCCAGCAACACCTACAACCTCAGCTATCCAATTCACAATGGCCAG GTTGAGAATTGGGACACCATGGAGAGGTTCTGGCAGCAGTGCATTTTCAATTACCTGCGGTGTGATCCGGAGGATCACTATTTTCTGCTCACCGAGAGCCCCCTGACTCCTCCCGAGACCCGCGAGTACACCGGGGAGATCATGTTTGAGACTTTCAATGTGCCTGGTCTGTACATAGCTTGCCAACCGGTTCTTGCCCTCGCAGCAGGATACACCACCACAAAG TGTGAAATGACAGGTGTTGTAGTCGATGTGGGTGATGGGGCTACCCACATTGTTCCTGTTGCTGATGGTTATGTTATAGGAAGCAGCATCAGATCAATTCCAATTACAGGCAAGGATGTTACCCAGTTTATTCAGCAACTCTTAAAG GAAAGAGGTGAGCACATTCCACCAGAAGAATCTTTTGATGTGGCAAGGAGAGTGAAAGAAATGTACTGCTATACATGTTCAGATATTGTGAAG GAATTTAATAAGCATGACAGAGAGCCCAATAAGTACATAAAGCACTGGAGTGGCATCAAACCAAAAACTGGTGCCAAATACACCTGCGACATTGGATATGAGCGCTTCCTAGGGCCTGAG ATTTTCTTCCACCCTGAGATTTACAACAATGACTTCACCACTCCTTTGCATGTAGTTATTGACAAGTGCATCCAATCATCCCCAATTGACACAAGAAGGGCTCTTTATAAGGTTTGTGTTATCAAAATGCCGTCTTATGATTCAAAATATCACAGTGGTTCTGAGTTTCATTTTATTGGACAGAATATTGTCTTGTCCGGGGGATCAACTATGTTTAAGGATTTCCACAGGAGGCTGCAGCGGGACCTAAAAAAGATAGTGGATGCACGAGTCCTTGCATCTAATGCTCGACTTGGTGGAGATGCAAAG GCCCAACCTATAGAAGTAAATGTAGTTAGCCATCCTATTCAAAGATATGCTGTCTGGTTTGGTGGTTCTGTGCTTGCCTCTACCGCTGAATTCTACGAG GCTTGCCACACAAAAGCAGAGTATGAAGAGTATGGCGCAAGCATCTGCCGGACGAATCCTGTTTTCAAAGGGATGTACTAA
- the LOC127762176 gene encoding ultraviolet-B receptor UVR8-like, producing MQCPMDAAASGTSPVMQFHGIVDEPPSHSSPLHTALERSQRHCYGHETPGEFPLAVSPSIVLHVLSTCELDPKDLAALEATCTFFSKPANFEPNFALSLPEVAAFDMCHKRPMVKLMAQQEREQLKQRCGGSWKLVFKYIVARERNYSRIVAGPGHSIVVTTKGDAYSFGANCWGQLGLGDTEDRFKPCLIRSLQGIKITQAAVGSRQTMLVSDTGSVYAFGKGSFVWEELSDAADHITTPKIVESLKGVFVVQAAIGGYFSAFLSREGQVYTISWGRTERLGHSSDPSDVEPRLLSGPLEGVLVAQISAGNCYLLMLAYQPTGMSVYSVGCGLGGKLGHGCKNNKGTPKLIEHLLTLSFNPVSVAAGTWHAAALGDDGRVCTWGWGHTGCLGHGDEEYRVLPTVVQGLSNVKAVHVSTGEYTTFVVSDNGDTYSFGSAESLNIGFQEDEEAADDADFSTPSLVESLKVLNDKAVQISTTNSSYWLNSEMGYPHTFALMESGKLYAFGGGIKGQLGVKLSEGQERAQNPERVPIDLC from the exons ATGCAGTGCCCAATGGACGCAGCTGCAAGTGGAACTTCGCCTGTGATGCAGTTCCATGGCATTGTTGATGAGCCACCCTCCCATTCATCTCCGCTGCACACGGCGCTGGAACGTTCGCAGCGCCATTGCTATGGTCATGAAACCCCAGGAGAATTCCCCCTTGCTGTGAGCCCCTCCATTGTGCTACATGTGCTCTCCACTTGCGAGCTAGATCCTAAAGATCTCGCTGCACTGGAG GCTACATGTACATTCTTCAGTAAACCTGCAAATTTCGAGCCAAACTTTGCTCTATCGCTTCCAGAGGTTGCGGCATTTGATATGTGCCATAAAAGACCCATGGTTAAGCTAATGGCACAGCAGGAACGGGAGCAACTGAAGCAGAGGTGTGGTGGATCTTGGAAGCTTGTTTTCAAGTATATTGTGGCTAGAGAAAGGAATTACTCTCGGATTGTCGCCGGGCCGGGCCATAGTATTGTTGTCACCACAAAGGGAGATGCATACTCATTTGGGGCTAATTGCTGGGGCCAGCTTGGCCTTGGGGATACTGAAGATCGGTTCAAGCCATGCCTTATTAG GTCTTTGCAAGGCATCAAAATCACACAGGCTGCAGTTGGATCAAGGCAGACAATGCTTGTGAGTGACACAGGAAGTGTCTATGCATTTGGGAAGGGTAGCTTTGTGTGGGAAGAGCTTTCTGATGCAGCTGATCACATTACCACTCCTAAGATAGTGGAGTCGCTAAAGGGTGTGTTTGTAGTTCAAGCAGCCATTGGTGGTTACTTCTCTGCGTTTCTATCTAGAGAGGGTCAGGTTTACACGATCTCATGGGGGCGAACCGAGAGGCTTGGCCATAGTTCGGATCCTTCAGATGTTGAGCCTCGTCTTCTCTCTGGACCACTTGAGGGTGTTCTTGTTGCACAGATTTCTGCTGGGAATTGCTATCTCCTTATGTTGGCCTACCAGCCAACTGGAAT GTCAGTGTATTCTGTAGGCTGTGGTTTAGGAGGCAAGCTTGGTCACGGATGCAAAAACAATAAGGGCACCCCCAAGTTGATTGAACATTTGCTGACATTGAGCTTTAATCCAGTTTCAGTTGCGGCTGGCACTTGGCATGCTGCAGCTCTAGGTGACGATGGGCGTGTCTGCACCTGGGGTTGGGGCCATACTGGTTGTTTGGGACATGGCGATGAGGAGTACAGGGTTCTCCCCACTGTGGTTCAAGGATTGAGCAATGTGAAGGCTGTGCATGTCTCCACCGGTGAATACACCACCTTTGTTGTCTCCGATAACGGCGATACATACTCCTTTGGATCCGCTGAATCCCTGAATATAGGTTTCCAG GAGGATGAGGAAGCAGCAGATGATGCAGATTTTTCTACCCCAAGCTTGGTAGAATCACTTAAGGTGTTGAATGATAAGGCTGTACAGATTAGCACAACAAATTCTTCATATTGGCTCAACTCAGAAATGGGATACCCGCATACGTTCGCGCTCATGGAATCCGGTAAACTGTATGCCTTTGGGGGAGGGATCAAAGGCCAGCTTGGTGTCAAGCTCTCTGAGGGTCAAGAAAGAGCTCAGAACCCAGAGCGAGTCCCGATCGATCTCTGCTAA